A part of Prolixibacteraceae bacterium genomic DNA contains:
- a CDS encoding DUF5110 domain-containing protein, which yields MKKVHVKYYLMLFVALYSWRVQAQVSHVEVTDKKMLSFQLNELPIEISIFNPYTIEVKALEANKALETYALVGQNQHVDNITEVDGQVVLEGEEWIAKLTKQPFQLVFYNKVDLTNPIARLVDISFQNQQLSFDFKLSPSEQIYGGGSRALDMDRRGEKLKLHNEPHYSYGWGEKNLNFSQPLFISSNNYNIFYNSGATGEVDIASTKRDILSIGSGFSGNTIYITIGNSPIDLHHKFASLVGTAPLPPRWAMGNLMSRFGYTSQKQAEEMLDKMQQEEIPVDAIILDLYWFGYGQENWRMGDLKWNTDSFPTHRSMIRNFKRKGVETILIAEPFILESTASHKSANKANALGLSEDGKPFVIEKFWFGKASLVDVFSKQGQEWFWKKYQPLIEEGVSAWWGDLGEPEMHPNGIHYSLGTTNEVHNIYGHYWSKLLSDKYNKLYPNKRLFHLNRAGFVGTQRFSSYPWSGDVSRSWRGLRPQVPIMLGLSMGQMPYASSDLGGFCAGPQNNELYTRWLQFGVFNPIYRPHGADVPSEVVAYPDSVKQIVKKAIELRYQLMPYNYTLAWEQAVDGTPLARPWFYENSIPKEMWNRSDVYMWGSSFLVYPILAAKVQKKEVFLPSGVWFDFFSGERYFGNSNIDIDVTMEHIPVFVKAGSFVPMVDTFQNTKQYSTEKLYLHYYADMTVPNSTYTWFNDDGENKNSISKEMFETIKIDANQDGKSLSLRLEHKGKHYLTGKKNERDIHIVIHNVDKPHKLLIEDKIQNKNGVWSKENKTFEITISDQVKNITLEF from the coding sequence ATGAAAAAAGTTCATGTAAAGTACTACCTAATGCTTTTTGTCGCACTCTACTCATGGCGTGTTCAAGCACAAGTAAGTCATGTGGAGGTAACGGATAAAAAGATGTTATCCTTTCAATTAAACGAACTCCCTATAGAGATCTCGATATTCAACCCTTACACCATTGAAGTAAAAGCTTTAGAGGCGAACAAGGCACTGGAGACTTACGCTCTGGTTGGACAGAATCAACATGTTGATAACATCACGGAGGTCGATGGACAGGTTGTATTAGAAGGAGAGGAGTGGATAGCAAAGTTGACCAAACAACCATTTCAATTGGTTTTCTATAACAAAGTTGACTTAACCAACCCTATTGCTAGGTTAGTAGATATATCTTTTCAAAACCAACAGCTCTCCTTTGATTTCAAACTGTCTCCATCGGAGCAGATATATGGAGGAGGATCAAGGGCTCTAGACATGGATCGTAGGGGAGAGAAATTGAAGCTACATAATGAACCTCACTACTCTTATGGGTGGGGTGAGAAGAATTTAAACTTTTCACAACCGCTTTTTATCTCATCGAATAACTACAATATTTTCTACAATAGTGGTGCTACTGGAGAGGTCGATATTGCCAGTACGAAGAGAGATATTCTAAGTATTGGTTCTGGCTTTAGTGGTAATACCATCTACATCACCATTGGAAACTCACCAATAGATTTGCATCATAAATTCGCAAGTCTAGTTGGAACAGCTCCACTTCCTCCACGTTGGGCAATGGGTAATTTGATGTCTCGTTTTGGATATACTAGTCAGAAACAAGCTGAAGAGATGTTGGATAAAATGCAACAAGAGGAAATACCTGTAGATGCTATCATTTTGGATCTTTATTGGTTTGGATATGGACAAGAGAATTGGAGAATGGGAGACCTAAAATGGAATACAGATTCATTTCCTACACACCGAAGTATGATCCGTAATTTTAAACGTAAGGGAGTCGAAACGATTCTTATTGCTGAGCCTTTTATTTTAGAATCAACAGCAAGTCACAAAAGTGCGAACAAAGCAAATGCATTGGGACTCTCGGAAGATGGTAAGCCATTTGTTATTGAGAAGTTTTGGTTTGGTAAAGCTTCATTGGTAGATGTCTTCTCAAAACAAGGACAAGAGTGGTTCTGGAAAAAATATCAACCTCTTATTGAGGAGGGGGTATCTGCTTGGTGGGGAGACCTTGGAGAGCCAGAGATGCATCCTAATGGTATTCATTATAGCCTTGGAACAACAAACGAAGTACACAATATCTACGGACACTATTGGAGTAAACTTCTTTCGGACAAATACAATAAGTTATATCCAAACAAGAGGTTGTTTCATTTAAATAGAGCTGGGTTTGTAGGGACGCAACGATTCTCTAGCTATCCATGGTCTGGAGATGTTTCAAGAAGTTGGAGAGGACTGCGCCCTCAAGTGCCAATCATGTTAGGATTAAGCATGGGGCAGATGCCTTACGCTAGTTCAGATTTAGGCGGATTTTGTGCAGGGCCACAGAATAATGAACTGTATACAAGGTGGCTTCAATTTGGGGTATTTAACCCAATATACCGACCACACGGAGCTGATGTTCCATCTGAGGTTGTAGCATATCCAGATTCTGTTAAACAGATCGTTAAAAAAGCCATTGAACTTAGATACCAATTGATGCCATATAACTACACATTGGCATGGGAACAGGCAGTAGATGGTACACCATTGGCTAGACCTTGGTTTTATGAGAACAGTATTCCAAAAGAGATGTGGAATAGAAGTGATGTCTATATGTGGGGATCAAGCTTCTTGGTTTATCCTATATTAGCAGCGAAAGTTCAAAAGAAGGAAGTTTTTCTTCCATCAGGAGTATGGTTTGACTTCTTTTCTGGAGAGCGATATTTCGGAAATAGTAATATAGACATAGATGTAACAATGGAACATATTCCTGTTTTTGTTAAAGCTGGAAGTTTCGTACCCATGGTTGATACATTCCAGAACACCAAACAGTATAGTACTGAAAAACTTTATCTACACTATTATGCAGATATGACAGTTCCTAATAGCACCTATACTTGGTTTAATGATGATGGTGAAAACAAGAATAGTATCAGCAAGGAGATGTTTGAAACGATCAAAATTGATGCTAATCAAGATGGCAAATCATTGTCTCTTCGATTAGAACATAAAGGGAAACACTACTTAACAGGAAAGAAGAATGAAAGAGATATTCACATCGTTATTCACAATGTGGATAAACCTCACAAGCTACTGATAGAAGATAAGATACAGAATAAAAATGGAGTATGGAGTAAAGAAAATAAAACATTTGAAATAACCATTTCAGATCAAGTTAAGAACATAACATTGGAGTTCTAA
- a CDS encoding PorT family protein, protein MGNTIKKHICKALLLFSLLLIFLVNTTNAQVKYGVTPQAGVSYFGGDNESNNSFGLAAGVEGYVQYDLSKKWGVKGGIGYDFTQNKIDYNGPLAPKVSETINNNFITIPIELVMSPNGKWNISIGAEYRMLLNNKDTVNGEDLKYALNLGVSQKLGKGALGVKFSYGLNDINVTSKNNSSLKYKGTPITIKLLYRIPLKKKSDE, encoded by the coding sequence ATGGGGAATACCATCAAGAAACATATTTGTAAGGCACTTCTATTATTTAGCCTTCTTCTAATCTTTTTGGTTAACACGACTAATGCTCAAGTTAAATATGGCGTTACGCCACAAGCTGGAGTATCTTATTTTGGTGGTGATAATGAATCGAACAACTCCTTTGGTTTGGCCGCAGGAGTAGAGGGTTATGTGCAATATGACCTAAGCAAGAAATGGGGAGTCAAAGGTGGTATAGGTTATGACTTTACCCAAAATAAAATTGATTATAATGGTCCATTAGCACCCAAAGTTTCTGAAACAATCAACAACAACTTCATTACTATTCCTATCGAGCTAGTGATGTCTCCTAATGGAAAATGGAATATCTCTATCGGAGCAGAATATAGAATGTTATTGAATAACAAAGATACTGTTAATGGCGAGGACTTAAAATATGCGTTAAATCTAGGAGTTTCTCAAAAACTAGGAAAAGGCGCTTTAGGGGTGAAGTTTAGTTATGGATTAAATGATATTAATGTCACTTCAAAAAACAACTCTTCATTAAAGTATAAAGGGACTCCAATAACAATTAAACTTCTTTACCGTATTCCATTAAAGAAAAAGAGTGATGAATAG
- a CDS encoding SPOR domain-containing protein, which yields MMLEEKELLERRKQLREEAIINEMSRLKTNNSKLSLKYKVLLSVLIGFVVGFAVLLYYFKNDILNEIEYNKPIKEQSVEVLQHRFKIVYFRIQIGSYVTRHPELIERIFEEGYVDEYKDSRYRYFIGEFVTLEESNRILEEIKRQGYMDAFIVPFRNDLPVSWDKVWSELRAKKR from the coding sequence ATGATGTTAGAGGAGAAAGAATTGCTAGAAAGGCGCAAGCAGCTAAGAGAAGAAGCAATTATCAATGAAATGAGTCGTTTAAAAACCAACAATAGCAAGTTAAGTCTAAAGTACAAAGTGCTACTTTCAGTCTTGATTGGTTTTGTTGTAGGGTTTGCTGTGCTCCTTTACTACTTTAAGAATGATATTCTAAATGAGATAGAGTACAATAAGCCGATAAAAGAACAGAGTGTTGAAGTTCTACAGCATAGATTTAAGATTGTCTATTTCCGCATACAAATAGGCTCCTATGTGACAAGACATCCTGAACTGATTGAGAGAATATTTGAAGAGGGATATGTGGACGAATATAAAGATAGTCGATACCGATACTTTATTGGTGAATTTGTTACACTCGAAGAGTCTAATAGAATTCTAGAGGAGATAAAACGACAAGGGTATATGGATGCTTTTATTGTTCCTTTTCGTAATGATCTACCAGTGAGCTGGGATAAAGTGTGGTCTGAATTAAGGGCGAAGAAACGATAG
- a CDS encoding M3 family metallopeptidase has product MRTKLIAGALILMSMSACQQKTKSVNNPLLEVWSTPYQTPPFTSIKPEHYRPAFDVAIKEAREEVDAIINSKDKPTFDNTILALSDAGDKLGRIMGVLYNLDGAETSPELQQFLEDINPIISDYSSYCNLNEGLFKKVKAVYEGDESLNAEQKKLLEDTYIGFVRSGAELNEEDKKKLAAINKKLSECSLKFGQNDLHETNAYTMFVENKEDLAGLPQFVIDAAAESAKEADKEGWLFTMHGPSFGPFLKYSDNRELREKIYRMYTSMANHDNEHNNTEIIRNIVNLRLEKAKLLGYKNYSSYQLERRMAETPEKVNAFLSELHEKSKPAAQREYNEVLAFAKKNGFKGELQRWDWSYYTEKLMQEKYGFNEQDIKPYFELSKVKAGVFTLANKLYGVEFKENKSIDKYHADVDAYEVYDKDGTLLSILYLDFFPRKSKSSGAWMTTYRDEKKVDGKRVIPFVSLVTNFTKPTKDTPSLLTFREVTTFLHEFGHGLHGMFANTTYEDLSGTSVYRDFVELPSQVLENWGAEKEWLDLFAVHYQTGEKIPEELVKKLIRSQNYLAGYLSERQLSFGINDMNWHSITEPFSGDVKEMEDKAMSPMELFPPVDGSCFSTGFSHIFSGGYAAGYYGYKWAEVLDADAFSVFKKEGLFNSETAERFRHTILEKGGTEHPMKLYIDFKGSEPSVDALLERSGLL; this is encoded by the coding sequence ATGAGAACAAAACTAATTGCAGGTGCTTTGATACTGATGAGTATGAGTGCATGTCAACAAAAAACTAAGTCTGTGAATAACCCATTATTGGAAGTATGGTCAACGCCATATCAAACTCCACCTTTTACATCTATCAAACCAGAGCACTATAGACCTGCGTTTGATGTTGCTATTAAAGAAGCACGTGAAGAGGTAGATGCGATCATTAATTCAAAAGATAAACCTACTTTTGACAATACTATCTTGGCTCTTTCTGATGCTGGTGATAAGTTAGGTCGAATCATGGGCGTACTTTATAATTTAGATGGTGCCGAGACATCTCCTGAACTACAACAGTTTCTTGAAGATATTAATCCAATTATATCTGATTATAGTAGTTACTGTAATCTTAATGAGGGTTTATTTAAGAAAGTTAAAGCAGTATACGAAGGTGATGAATCACTGAATGCTGAGCAGAAAAAACTTTTAGAAGATACCTACATAGGTTTTGTAAGAAGTGGTGCAGAGCTGAATGAAGAAGATAAGAAGAAGTTAGCTGCAATAAATAAAAAGCTATCTGAATGTAGTTTAAAATTCGGACAGAATGATCTTCATGAAACGAATGCTTATACTATGTTCGTTGAAAATAAAGAAGATCTTGCAGGCCTTCCTCAATTTGTTATTGATGCAGCAGCTGAATCTGCTAAAGAAGCGGATAAAGAAGGTTGGTTATTTACGATGCATGGTCCTTCGTTTGGTCCTTTCCTAAAATATTCGGACAATCGTGAGTTGAGAGAAAAGATTTATCGTATGTATACGTCTATGGCTAATCACGATAATGAGCATAACAACACGGAGATTATCCGAAATATAGTTAACCTACGATTAGAGAAGGCAAAACTATTGGGATACAAGAACTATTCGTCCTATCAATTGGAGAGACGTATGGCAGAAACTCCTGAAAAAGTGAACGCTTTCTTGAGTGAACTACATGAAAAGTCTAAACCTGCTGCTCAACGAGAGTATAACGAGGTGTTGGCCTTTGCAAAGAAAAATGGTTTCAAAGGTGAGCTTCAAAGATGGGACTGGTCTTATTATACTGAGAAATTGATGCAAGAAAAATATGGTTTCAATGAACAAGATATTAAACCATATTTCGAGCTATCTAAAGTAAAAGCAGGTGTGTTTACATTGGCCAATAAACTTTATGGTGTTGAATTCAAGGAGAATAAATCTATCGATAAATATCATGCTGATGTAGATGCATACGAAGTATACGATAAAGATGGAACACTTCTTTCAATTCTTTATCTTGATTTCTTTCCACGTAAAAGCAAAAGTTCTGGTGCTTGGATGACGACTTATCGTGATGAAAAGAAGGTGGATGGAAAACGTGTAATTCCTTTTGTTTCATTGGTGACAAACTTCACGAAGCCAACAAAGGATACCCCTTCTCTTCTTACATTTAGAGAAGTGACTACTTTCTTGCATGAGTTTGGACATGGACTTCATGGTATGTTCGCTAACACGACTTATGAAGATCTTTCAGGAACTAGTGTATATCGTGATTTTGTGGAGCTACCTTCGCAAGTATTGGAGAACTGGGGTGCTGAGAAAGAGTGGTTAGACCTTTTTGCTGTTCATTATCAAACAGGAGAGAAGATTCCTGAAGAGTTAGTTAAGAAGCTGATTCGTTCTCAGAACTATCTTGCAGGTTACCTTTCGGAAAGACAGTTGAGTTTTGGAATAAATGATATGAACTGGCACTCAATTACTGAGCCATTTAGTGGGGATGTAAAAGAGATGGAAGACAAAGCAATGTCTCCAATGGAGCTTTTCCCTCCAGTTGACGGTAGTTGTTTCAGCACAGGATTCTCTCATATTTTCTCAGGTGGATATGCTGCAGGATATTATGGCTACAAATGGGCCGAAGTACTGGATGCCGATGCTTTCAGTGTGTTTAAAAAAGAAGGTCTGTTTAACAGTGAGACTGCAGAGCGTTTCCGTCATACTATTCTTGAAAAAGGAGGTACAGAACACCCAATGAAGCTCTATATTGATTTCAAAGGATCTGAACCATCTGTAGATGCTTTATTAGAAAGAAGTGGCTTATTATAG
- a CDS encoding flavin reductase family protein, whose protein sequence is MGKVNWKPGNMIYPLPAALVSCGWSPENYNLITISWTGTVCTNPPMAYISVRPGRHSYDLIKESGEFVINVTTKDIAKETDWCGVKSGRDFDKFKETGLTPLPATVVKAPLVEESPISIECRVKEIISLGSHDMFIADVVNVVADDKYLDPETGTFDLSKSTPLAYSHGHYFALGEAMGRFGHSVQKKKNTKKKKK, encoded by the coding sequence ATGGGTAAAGTGAATTGGAAACCGGGAAATATGATTTATCCACTACCAGCGGCTTTGGTGTCCTGTGGGTGGTCTCCTGAAAACTATAATTTGATTACGATATCTTGGACAGGAACAGTCTGTACTAACCCTCCGATGGCCTATATCTCTGTTCGACCTGGGCGTCATAGTTATGACCTTATAAAAGAGTCTGGCGAGTTTGTGATTAATGTTACAACCAAAGATATTGCAAAGGAAACGGATTGGTGTGGAGTCAAATCAGGTAGAGATTTTGATAAGTTTAAAGAGACGGGATTAACCCCGTTACCTGCGACAGTGGTTAAGGCTCCATTAGTTGAAGAGTCTCCAATATCTATAGAGTGTAGAGTAAAAGAGATTATCTCTTTGGGTTCTCATGATATGTTTATTGCTGATGTCGTGAATGTGGTCGCTGATGATAAATATCTCGATCCTGAGACTGGAACATTTGATCTTTCAAAGTCTACTCCACTAGCCTACTCTCATGGACATTACTTTGCTTTAGGGGAAGCTATGGGGAGGTTTGGACATAGTGTTCAGAAAAAGAAAAATACCAAGAAAAAGAAAAAATGA
- a CDS encoding DUF5686 and carboxypeptidase regulatory-like domain-containing protein: MKKIAITLLSILLVCINVSAQQKIKISGVIKDANTKETLPFVNLLIKGTTRGTTSDLDGNFRIERLSTKDTILVSAIGYKQREYIVKKMFGKYIGKKFIIKLSPDVTELSEVKIHPRENPALRIVRNISDHRGKNNPDRFESTDYQTYTKLTATLTNLSDVIRKNSLFKNHQGVFIKSQDSTQSDQLPILFMERLTHNVKQKNPDIDYTKELTQNKRALGFLEDADISGYAEQMTSRINFYDRFIELFGKSFASPVRKRGLMYYKYLITDSLFTDDGWQYTVSFRPKNPLDPLFTGEFKVREDSWALMEIEAKLPDEAQINFVNKLQFLQSFQYINDTTLFWKTSRMEADFELLDEEKNFLAPKEKFHMRQTNHYSDVRVNQHKLNPENEKNDFKDPLIAKDNNKTIVSLDDYRPEKLDLVEQQVTGALDSLNNHWLIRTGDAVTKMILTGYIEGKYIDYGPYTEWMLKNKVEGIRVNANFRTSEDLIKNTMLTGQIGYGFKDKKIKYSAGVKFRTSEEKWRFLTFNYKDDLVKVGDNGSIKLLRENTENTGEQNILYSLISRKDIDKLVRDKSVSAGIIHEWKEGLVSKLNVSHHKVYSGMYVPFTVKNVPLASYTNNEVSLITRFSWDEKLDQSYFRRYYVGSLYPIINLKLTAGNYNIDTQKGNYYKIRATWKHKFNIGLTKLKYVAEAGYQFGKVPYTLLEVHRSNQTYGLARYNFNTMNDMEFASTQFASLFLDYNLNGLVFKHIPLIKRWDWRESFSAKFLQGQLDRNQIVGLDAPKTLKSLDNVPFIEFGAGVSNILQFLRIEAIYRATHQFEVKKENFGFRFRAEITF, translated from the coding sequence TTGAAGAAGATAGCAATTACACTACTATCTATTCTATTGGTGTGCATTAATGTGAGTGCGCAACAAAAGATTAAGATATCAGGGGTTATAAAAGATGCGAACACCAAAGAGACGCTTCCTTTTGTTAACTTATTGATTAAAGGTACAACTAGAGGAACGACTTCTGATCTAGATGGAAATTTCCGTATTGAGAGATTATCCACAAAAGATACAATCTTAGTATCTGCTATTGGTTACAAACAGAGAGAGTATATCGTTAAAAAAATGTTTGGTAAATACATTGGTAAAAAATTTATCATCAAACTCTCCCCTGATGTAACTGAACTATCTGAGGTCAAGATTCACCCAAGAGAGAATCCTGCCTTACGTATTGTTAGAAATATCAGTGATCACAGAGGAAAGAACAACCCTGATAGATTTGAAAGTACAGATTATCAAACCTACACAAAACTTACTGCTACTCTTACAAACCTATCTGACGTAATCCGTAAGAATTCTCTTTTTAAGAACCATCAGGGTGTGTTTATTAAAAGTCAGGATAGCACACAAAGTGATCAGCTACCTATTCTTTTCATGGAAAGGCTTACGCATAATGTAAAACAAAAAAACCCAGATATTGATTACACCAAAGAACTGACTCAGAATAAAAGAGCTTTAGGGTTCCTAGAGGATGCAGATATTAGTGGGTATGCTGAACAGATGACCTCTCGAATCAATTTCTACGACCGATTTATAGAGCTATTTGGTAAATCATTTGCGAGTCCTGTAAGAAAAAGAGGATTAATGTATTACAAATATCTTATTACAGATAGTTTATTTACAGATGATGGTTGGCAATATACGGTATCATTCCGCCCTAAAAATCCATTAGACCCACTATTTACTGGAGAATTCAAAGTAAGAGAAGACTCATGGGCCTTAATGGAGATTGAAGCAAAACTACCCGATGAGGCACAAATTAACTTTGTTAATAAGTTACAGTTCCTTCAATCATTTCAGTACATAAACGATACAACATTATTCTGGAAGACAAGTCGAATGGAAGCAGACTTCGAACTTTTGGATGAAGAGAAAAACTTTCTCGCACCCAAAGAGAAGTTCCATATGAGACAAACAAATCACTATAGTGATGTTCGTGTCAATCAGCATAAGTTGAACCCTGAGAATGAAAAAAATGACTTCAAAGACCCTTTAATTGCAAAAGATAATAATAAGACCATAGTTTCTTTGGATGATTACCGTCCAGAAAAACTCGATTTAGTCGAACAGCAAGTTACTGGCGCCTTAGACTCTCTTAACAACCACTGGCTGATTAGAACAGGGGATGCTGTGACTAAAATGATATTAACAGGATATATCGAAGGCAAATACATCGACTATGGTCCATACACAGAGTGGATGCTGAAGAACAAAGTGGAAGGAATCCGTGTCAATGCCAACTTTAGAACAAGTGAAGATCTGATCAAAAATACGATGCTAACAGGTCAAATTGGTTATGGATTCAAAGACAAAAAGATCAAATATTCTGCAGGGGTTAAATTTAGAACCAGCGAAGAGAAGTGGAGGTTCTTAACGTTCAACTATAAAGATGATCTTGTAAAAGTTGGAGACAATGGGAGTATCAAGCTTTTAAGAGAAAACACTGAAAATACAGGAGAGCAGAACATTCTATATTCACTAATCTCTAGAAAAGATATCGACAAGCTGGTTAGAGACAAATCAGTATCTGCTGGAATCATTCATGAATGGAAAGAGGGGTTGGTTTCAAAACTTAATGTCTCTCACCATAAAGTATACTCTGGAATGTACGTGCCATTCACTGTCAAAAATGTCCCACTGGCCTCTTACACAAACAATGAAGTTTCATTGATTACACGTTTTAGTTGGGATGAAAAGCTTGACCAATCTTACTTTAGACGATACTATGTTGGTTCTCTATATCCAATTATAAACCTTAAACTAACAGCAGGAAATTACAATATTGACACCCAAAAAGGGAATTATTATAAGATTAGGGCTACCTGGAAACATAAATTCAACATTGGTCTAACAAAACTTAAGTATGTGGCAGAAGCGGGATATCAATTCGGTAAAGTTCCTTATACTTTGCTAGAGGTACATAGATCAAACCAAACATATGGGCTTGCTAGATACAACTTCAACACCATGAACGATATGGAGTTTGCTAGTACACAGTTTGCTAGTTTATTCTTAGACTACAACCTAAATGGCTTAGTTTTCAAACACATACCATTAATCAAAAGATGGGACTGGAGAGAGTCATTCTCTGCCAAATTCCTACAAGGTCAACTTGATCGAAATCAAATTGTGGGACTTGATGCTCCTAAAACGTTGAAATCACTAGACAACGTCCCATTTATCGAATTTGGTGCTGGTGTGAGTAACATACTTCAATTCCTTCGAATTGAAGCCATCTACCGTGCGACACACCAATTTGAGGTGAAGAAAGAGAACTTTGGATTTAGATTCCGTGCAGAGATAACATTCTAA